The window AAAGCTCCTGCAAAGCTTTCGATTGGAGTGATAAGAGCGAGTTATGGTTTTATAGAGGTTTCAAGTTTAACATATACAGAGTAAAAGCAGAGATAATATATTATGGTCATCAGTCGCAACCAACCTTCAATGGGAATAGTCGGCTTAATAGTTAAAATACAAATTAATAAAATAAATTGAGTATGAATGTACATGACGGGGCGCCGGATACGCAAAAAGAAAAAATCCCCTTGAAGTTAGTTATTGAGGGGAAAGAGTATGAAACCTGTGAACAATATCTGACAGGTGCAGAGTTGAAGCAATTAGCTGGTATTCCTTTGGAAACCGAATTGTTTCTATCTATCAGTAAGCCGTATAATGACGAACTGATAGAAAA of the Dysgonomonadaceae bacterium PH5-43 genome contains:
- a CDS encoding hypothetical protein (product_source=Hypo-rule applied; cath_funfam=3.90.1570.10); this translates as MITYSKTSLRDKSSCKAFDWSDKSELWFYRGFKFNIYRVKAEIIYYGHQSQPTFNGNSRLNS